In the genome of Populus alba chromosome 11, ASM523922v2, whole genome shotgun sequence, one region contains:
- the LOC118031329 gene encoding tetraspanin-19 isoform X1, whose protein sequence is MARVARTCLRSILKIVNSTLGLVGIAMILYGFWMLRVLQRDMESPSFDDFDSTALWFIYAFLSIGVALCLVTCLGHISADSSNGICLSCYMVIIFLLLLLETLVAADILLNSDWEKDLPEDPTGRFHDFREFVESNFDFFKWIAMFIILVQGFSILLAMTLRALGPNNGSKYDIDEEYTSARLPLINPHSQTPPYVVGEPRFPIKNDAWNANK, encoded by the exons ATGGCAAGAGTTGCAAGGACTTGTCTGCGGTCAATATTGAAAATTGTGAATTCGACTTTGGGACTTGTTGGCATAGCAATGATTCTCTATGGTTTTTGGATGCTTAGAGTATTGCAGAGAGACATGGAAAGTCCatcttttgatgattttgattcTACTGCCCTATG GTTCATATATGCTTTTCTCAGCATTGGTGTTGCCCTGTGCCTAGTTACATGTCTAGGCCATATCTCTGCAGATAGCTCAAATGGGATTTGCCTTTCTTGT TACATGGTGATTATCTTCTTACTTCTCTTACTGGAAACATTAGTTGCAGCAGATATACTCCTAAATTCTGACTGGGAGAAG GATTTACCTGAGGATCCGACAGGGAGGTTCCATGATTTCAGAGAGTTTGTGGAATCTAATTTTGACTTCTTCAAATGGATAGCCATGTTCATCATCTTAGTTCAG GGATTTTCTATATTATTGGCAATGACTTTAAGAGCTCTTGGACCCAACAATGGATCCAAATATGACATTGACGAGGAATACACCTCCGCCAGGCTTCCACTCATCAATCCCCATTCACAAACACCTCCGTACGTTGTCGGCGAGCCACGGTTTCCGATCAAGAATGATGCATGGAAT GCCAACAAGTGA
- the LOC118031329 gene encoding tetraspanin-19 isoform X2, which translates to MARVARTCLRSILKIVNSTLGLVGIAMILYGFWMLRVLQRDMESPSFDDFDSTALWFIYAFLSIGVALCLVTCLGHISADSSNGICLSCYMVIIFLLLLLETLVAADILLNSDWEKDLPEDPTGRFHDFREFVESNFDFFKWIAMFIILVQASTHQSPFTNTSVRCRRATVSDQE; encoded by the exons ATGGCAAGAGTTGCAAGGACTTGTCTGCGGTCAATATTGAAAATTGTGAATTCGACTTTGGGACTTGTTGGCATAGCAATGATTCTCTATGGTTTTTGGATGCTTAGAGTATTGCAGAGAGACATGGAAAGTCCatcttttgatgattttgattcTACTGCCCTATG GTTCATATATGCTTTTCTCAGCATTGGTGTTGCCCTGTGCCTAGTTACATGTCTAGGCCATATCTCTGCAGATAGCTCAAATGGGATTTGCCTTTCTTGT TACATGGTGATTATCTTCTTACTTCTCTTACTGGAAACATTAGTTGCAGCAGATATACTCCTAAATTCTGACTGGGAGAAG GATTTACCTGAGGATCCGACAGGGAGGTTCCATGATTTCAGAGAGTTTGTGGAATCTAATTTTGACTTCTTCAAATGGATAGCCATGTTCATCATCTTAGTTCAG GCTTCCACTCATCAATCCCCATTCACAAACACCTCCGTACGTTGTCGGCGAGCCACGGTTTCCGATCAAGAATGA